Part of the Caulifigura coniformis genome, TGCACTGGTCACCGGCGGGGGCGGTTTCCTGGGCCGCTACGTCGTCGAGCAACTGCTGGCGGCGGGGGCGAAGGTCCGTGTCTATTCACGGCGACGATTCCCGGAACTCGAGGCACAAGGCGTCGTCAGCCTGGCGGGCGACCTGCGGGACGCCGGTCGAGTGGCCGACGCGTGCCAGGGGGTGGACACCGTTTTCCACACGGCTGCCGTGCCGGGAATCTGGGGGCCGTGGTCTCTGTATTACGAGACGAACGTAGTCGGCACGCAGAACGTGATCGCCGGATGCGTGGCCTCCGGGGTCGCGCGGCTGGTTTACACCAGTTCACCGAGCGTGGTTTATGACGGGCGGCCACACGAGGGGGCGGACGAGTCCCTCCCCTTTCCGGATCACTTTTCCGCGCACTACCCGAAGTCGAAGGCGCTCGCAGAACAGGCCGTTCTTGCGGCCAACGGCTCTGCGGGGCTGCGGACGATCGCCCTGCGTCCGCATCTCATCTGGGGACCGCGCGACAATCACCTCCTGCCCCGCCTGATCCAGAGGGCCCGTCTGGGGCGGCTGCGGCAGGTTGGCGACGGGCGGAACAAGGTGTCGATGTCGTACGTGGAGAACACGGCGCATGCGCACCTGCTGGCGGCGAGCGCGCTGTCGGAGGGGCGCGCGTGCGCCGGGAAGGCGTATTTCATCAACGAGCCGGAGCCCGTGGTGCTGTGGGCCTGGGTGAACCAACTGCTGGCGGCCGCCGGGCTGCCGCCGGTGCGCGGGAAGGTTCCGACTTCAGTGGCGTGGATGGCGGGCGCCGGGCTCGAAGCGGTCGCGCGGCTGATGCGTTCGAAGAACGAGCCGATCATGACCCGATTCCTGGCGTCTCAGCTGAGCTCGTCCCACTGGTACCGGATCGACGCTGCTGCCCGAGATTTCGGGTATGGACCAGTGGTCAGCGCTGAGGAGGGGCTTCGGCGGACGACGCCGGATCTTCGACGGTGGGCGGGAGGGGGGTAGGAGTCGGGACTCGCGGAATTCTTCGGAGGGGCTTGGTGGGTGAGATCCCGCCGATGGGTCATTCTGGTTTTTTTGACTTCTGTTCCATCCGTTCGAGCTTCTGGGCGATTCTCGAGAAGTTATGGAGCCAGCGGTCGTAGTCTTCTCCTTTGAAGGCGAAGAACTCCTGCACCTGATGGTGCGGCAGCAGGAGGAAGCGTTCCTCGAGAAGTCCCTGGACGACGCATTCGGCGACGTCTTCGGGCGTGACGGCGCTGGTTGCCAGGAACTGGTGGATCGTGTCTTCGTCGTTCAGAAACTGTGTCTGGACACCGGCCGGGCAGAGGCAGCTGACGCGGATTCCGCGGCGGCGATACTTGATCGATAGCCACTCGGCGAACGAGACGGCGGCGTGCTTCGTGACGGAGTAGGCCGCTGAACCGACTTCGGTGAGGATGCCCGCGGCCGACGAGGTTTGCAGCAGGTAGCCTTCTCCGCGCTCGAGCATGGACGGGAGCACGGCGCGGGCGGCGTAGACATGGGACATCACGTTCACGTCCCACAAGCGCTGCCAGTCGTGATCCGGGGTACATTCGGTCCCTTTGACCGTAACTCCGGCGTTCGAGCAGAAGAGGTCGATCCGGCCGTGCTGAGCGAGAGTCAACGTGACCAGTTCGCGGACCTGGTCTTCGATGGCCACATTGCAGCCGATCGCCGAGGCCGGGTCGCCAAGTTCATGGGCTGCCGAGGAGGCCAGTTCGAAGTCGAGGTCGGCAACGATGACGGACTTCGCCCCGTCGTGGACGAATCGCTCGCAGAGAGCGCGGCCGATGCCGTTCGCTCCTCCCGTGACGACGATGACTTTCCCTGCGACCTGCATGGCAGTCCTTTTGCCAATGTGCTTCGATTCCAGCTCCGTGGTGTGCGCACGACCCCCATGGGCATCTGGGGCGTAATGTGAATCGCAACTGGATATCGGTCAATGACTTTTGCTGAAGTGGCGAAAAGGAAATGCCGGGGCAGCGCGAGCTCCGTGTTGCGGACGATGACGGACGCTGTTCGTGATCTGCTGATTGGGTTTTGTCGAGACACTCTCCGAGATCTTCGCGAGCAGTCCGCTGCCCGATTCGGGCCGGTGTGACCAGCAGTCGACGTGTTGCTCGCCGCCGCGGGACGATGTCAGCCAATATCGTCGATCCGGCTCGTCGTCGTGTGTGGCGATCGACGGCCGAAGCCGGCGATGCGCGTGATGGAGACGCAGGAAGGCTACGTCCTCCTGGATCAGGATTCGCTGGCCCAGATTTGGAGGTGGCTCGATCGTGGTGAGAACCTGACGAACGCCGCTTCCCTGTCGCCGCCGGCGCGGTGGGCGACCGCGGAGATTCAGCGAGGTTGCGACCAGTGGCCCGCCTTCCCCGCGCGGGCCAGTCATGGCGGCTCGCGGAACGGGAATGCTGTCGCGATCGGGCGCCTTAGAGACGGACCGTCACGCGTGAGCCTGCGGGGACATCCGGCCAGATCTCTCCGACCTGCTGAATACGGACCTCGACGAAGGACTCGCTGCCGACTTCGCTCGTCACCGTCTGGGCCTGTGGCGCGATCTTCACGATCCGGCCTTCGCGTTCTTCCCGGCCGGCAAACCTCACGCTGACTTTTTCGCCACACTTGAAGTGGAGAATCTTCTCGGAGGGCGCCTGAACGACCACTTCCCTTTCAATGTCGTCGAGGATGTCGACGATCGCTCCGCCCGGATTCACGGCACTTCCGGCGGTGATCTGCATCACGCCGATGCGACCGATCGCGGGGGACTTGATCTCGAGGTGTTCCCGTTCCGCTTTGATGAGCTGCAACTCACGGCGGGCCTGGGTGAGCTGGGCGTTGAGAACGTCGACGCCGGCCGAGCGTTTGACGACGTCGGGGAGCCGTCCCCGCAGCTTTTCGAGCCGCGACTTGTTCCAGGCGCACCATTCGATCTGGGCCTGCGAAACCTCGGCCGCATTCTCGGCGGCTTCGAGGCGGAGGACGGTGACCATGCGGTCTTCAGAAGACTCACCCTGCTCGCGGATGAGCGAGCTGATGAATTCATCATTGCCGCCAAGCATGGCGAACTGATTGCTGGCGAGCGAATCCGAGAGCATGCTGCGACGGAGTTCGAAGTCGTAGCGTTCTTTCTGGTACTTGGCGGCCAGAAGCTGCAGTTCACAGATATCCGAATCGACGTCGCGCAGACGCCAGTCGAGGTCGAGTTCCGCCTGGGCCTGCGAACGCATCAGCTCCGCTTCCGTCGAGGCGATCTGGCCCTGCTTCGATTCAAAGCGCCGTTCGAGATTGTCGTCGGCGAGGCGCGCAATGAGCGAGCCGGGCTCGACGAAGTCGCCGGAGCAGATTTCGATGGTCGAGATCACGCCGCTGCGCG contains:
- a CDS encoding NAD-dependent epimerase/dehydratase family protein gives rise to the protein MNALVTGGGGFLGRYVVEQLLAAGAKVRVYSRRRFPELEAQGVVSLAGDLRDAGRVADACQGVDTVFHTAAVPGIWGPWSLYYETNVVGTQNVIAGCVASGVARLVYTSSPSVVYDGRPHEGADESLPFPDHFSAHYPKSKALAEQAVLAANGSAGLRTIALRPHLIWGPRDNHLLPRLIQRARLGRLRQVGDGRNKVSMSYVENTAHAHLLAASALSEGRACAGKAYFINEPEPVVLWAWVNQLLAAAGLPPVRGKVPTSVAWMAGAGLEAVARLMRSKNEPIMTRFLASQLSSSHWYRIDAAARDFGYGPVVSAEEGLRRTTPDLRRWAGGG
- a CDS encoding SDR family oxidoreductase, whose translation is MQVAGKVIVVTGGANGIGRALCERFVHDGAKSVIVADLDFELASSAAHELGDPASAIGCNVAIEDQVRELVTLTLAQHGRIDLFCSNAGVTVKGTECTPDHDWQRLWDVNVMSHVYAARAVLPSMLERGEGYLLQTSSAAGILTEVGSAAYSVTKHAAVSFAEWLSIKYRRRGIRVSCLCPAGVQTQFLNDEDTIHQFLATSAVTPEDVAECVVQGLLEERFLLLPHHQVQEFFAFKGEDYDRWLHNFSRIAQKLERMEQKSKKPE
- a CDS encoding HlyD family secretion protein encodes the protein MTFVSLPARHTRSGFTGAPLQVLVVVILALGGGLAASYWLSEGRSEKFYGYVHPRMTTIAAPRSGVISTIEICSGDFVEPGSLIARLADDNLERRFESKQGQIASTEAELMRSQAQAELDLDWRLRDVDSDICELQLLAAKYQKERYDFELRRSMLSDSLASNQFAMLGGNDEFISSLIREQGESSEDRMVTVLRLEAAENAAEVSQAQIEWCAWNKSRLEKLRGRLPDVVKRSAGVDVLNAQLTQARRELQLIKAEREHLEIKSPAIGRIGVMQITAGSAVNPGGAIVDILDDIEREVVVQAPSEKILHFKCGEKVSVRFAGREEREGRIVKIAPQAQTVTSEVGSESFVEVRIQQVGEIWPDVPAGSRVTVRL